CGATCTGGACCAATATCGCGCACTGCTGAGCAAAATGCAGCCGGGCGAAGATCTGGATATCGAAACTCTGGCCGCAGCACTGCTGAAAATGGCTCAGGGCGAACGTCCACTGATTCTGCCACCAGAAGCACCGCGTCCAGCGCGTCGTGAATTCAGCGATCGTCCTGAGCGTAGTGAACGTCGTGATTCACGTGATTCTCGCGGCCCACGCGAAAGCCGTGACAGCCGTGATGGCGATCGCCCACGTCGTGAACGTCGTGATGTTGGTGAAATGCAGCTGTACCGCATTGAAGTTGGCCGTGATGATGGTGTTGAAGTTCGTCACATCGTTGGCGCGATCGCTAACGAAGGCGATATCAGCAGCCGCTATATCGGTAACATCAAGCTGTTTGGCACGCACTCAACTATCGAGCTGCCGAAAGGCATGCCGGGCGAAGTTCTGCAGCACTTCACTCGCACGCGTATTCTGAATAAACCGATGAATATGCAGTTGATGGGTGATGCACCAGTGCATGAGCGTAGCGAACGCCGTGGTAGCGGTGCTCCGCGTGATGGCGCACCACGTGGCGAAGGCGCTCCACGTCGCTTCTCCGAACGTCGTGAAGGTGGCCGCGAAGGCGGACGCTTCAGCCGTGAAGGTGGTCGTGGCCCACGTCGTGAAGAGGGTGCAGCTGCTGCACCACGTCGTCGTGACGCATAAGCGATAAACGCTAAAGAGTAAAAAGGGACGCTGATGCGTCCCTTTTTTTATGCTGGTGGAAACTAAATTTTACACGCCACCGGCAATCAGCACGCGCTCGCCGCTAACGTAAGCTGACTCTTCTGAAGCCAGGAACAGCGCCACCTGCGCCACATCTTCTGGCAGGCCAAAGCGTCCTAATGGCGTTGCCGCAATCAGCTGTGCTTTTAATTCCGGATGCATCTTCTTCGCTGCCAGCAAGCCTTCGGTCAAAATGATGCCAGGCGCTAACGCATTGACGCGAATATTACGCGGCCCCAATTCCCGTGCGAGACCCTGGGTCAGCGTGTCAATTGCGCCTTTAGTTGCCGCCCAAAGCACCGAACCGGGCGTGCTGCGTTGGCTGTTAAGGGCGCTGAGGTTAATGATGGAACCGCCACGAGCCGGGAAATGTTTTGCCGCCAGCTGACAAACCAGCAAAGTGCCAAGCAGATTCACATTCAGCTGCTGTTGCATCTCGCTGATGCTGAGATCGCTGAAGTCGCCGTGGTGAAAAATACCGGCATTGTTCACCACAATGTCGGGTGCGCCAAACTGCTCAATGCTGCTAGCGAACAGGCGCTGCACATCGGCCTCGCGCGAGATATCTGCCTGTACAGCGATGGCGTCACTACCCAGCGCCTGAATGTCAGTGACCACATCCGCGGCGCCCACTTCATCCTGAAGATAGTTGACCACCACACGAGCACCGGCCGCCGCGAAAGTCATGGCGATGGCAGCACCAATGCCTTTCGAAGCGCCCGTCACCAGCGCAATTTTGCCTTCAAGTGTTTTCATCGTGTCTCTCCACCTGAGATTTCGGGGAAGATAAAGCATGCGCTGCCCGTACAATTTGGTGGTAGCGCAATCCTGCAAGCTTTTTGCACAATCCTGCAAATCTGCTGTGCAAGGACTAGGCGTAATTCCTGCGACAAGCGAGAATATCAGCTTAGTGATTTCTTATCGCGGAGCGCATATCGCATGATTCATCAGCAGCAATGGCAGCAGTTAGTGGCGATTATCGCCCGTCATGCGCCGGAAGATGGTCGCCATAATAGCCCGATCGATTTTCTCTCATTTGGCCGCAGTTCCAAGCCCACCAGCTTGACGCACGTAGCGACCTGGGCCAGTTTCGCGCTGGTAGCGCAAGGACAGAAAGCCCTGCGCATGGGCGATGATGTGATGCATTACGGACCGGGCGATTTGCTGCTGGTGACGCTCGATATGCCGGTGCAATCCTGCGTAGTAATGGCGACGCCAGAAAAACCGAATCTCGGCGTGGGCATCACCATCAACGAAACGCGTCTAATGCGTTACCTTGAGCATTTTCCACATCATCATGTTGGTAGCAGTGCCATCAGTGAACGCGGTATTGCCGTGCATAAAGTTGCGCCACCGTTGGTCGATGCGGTGATGCGTCTGGTTGAATTAGTGGATCAGCCACAGGATATAGCCGCACTGGCGCCGTTAATTGAGCAGGAAATTTTCTATCGTTTGCTGACCGGACCAGAAGGACCACGCATTCTCAACATGGCGCTGACGGAACGACCAGGCAACAAAGTGGCGCGCGCAGCACGTTGGCTACGTGAAAACTTTCATCAGCCACTAAAAATGGATCACCTGGCGAGCAGCGTAGGAATGAGCATTTCGTCGTTGCATCATCACTTCAAAGCGGTGACGGCGATGACGCCGATGCAGTATCAAAAGCAGCTGCGGCTGAATGAAGCGCGGCGCCTGATGTTAATTGAGAAGCTGGATGCCGGAACGGCGGGCTATCGGGTGGGGTATCAAAGTGCATCGCAGTTCAGTCGCGAATACAGCCGTTTTCACGGCCAGTCTCCGGCACGTGATGTGCGAACAATTGCGGTGGGTCAGGAGTGGTTAAACCCACCGCAATAACCGTTACAGCGAGCGCGCGGCTTCCATTGCCAGTGCGAAGGAGCGCAGACGTGCCTGTGAGTCGTAAATCTGGCCGTTAACCATGATCTCATCCGCCTGAGTTTCACGTACCAGCGCTGCCAGTCCGTTACGTACTTTTTCGCTGTCGCCGACAATCGACATGCTCAGCGCTTGCTGCACGCCATATTGTTCAGACGGTGACCACAGATTATCCATGTTCTCCACCGGCGCGGGTAGCGGACCCGGCTTGCCACGACGCAGATTGATAAACTGCTGCTGCATTGAGGTAAACAGGAAGCGCGCATCACGTTCGCTATCGGCCGCGACGACGTTAACGCACACCATCGCATACGGTTTCGCCAGACGCGCGGAAGGTTTGAATTTCTCACGATAGAGATGCAGTGCCTGGAACAGCAGGTCTGGCGCAAAGTGCGATGCAAACGCAAACGGCAAACCAAGCTGAGCGGCTAGTTGTGCGCTATACAGGCTGGATCCCAGTAGCCACACCGGAATCTTCAGGCCTAAACCTGGCACCGGCTGAACGGGCGGATGTTCGCCTTCTTCGGCGTCAAACCAGCGAATCAGCTCAGAGACATCTTCCGGGAAACTATCTGCCTGGCCGCTGGAAAGATGACGACGCAACGCCAGCATGGTGCGTTGGTCCGAACCTGGCGCGCGGCCTAATCCCAGATCGATACGGCCAGGATAAAGCGATTCGAGGGTACCAAACTGTTCGGCGATCACCAGCGGCGCATGGTTTGGCAACATGATGCCACCCGAACCAAGACGCAGGGTTTCGGTGTTTGCCGCTAGATAGCCAATCAGTACCGACGTGGCAGCGCTGGCAATGCCGGTCATATTGTGGTGTTCGGCCAGCCAATAGCGGTGGAAACCAAGCGCTTCAGACTGACGCGCCAGCGCCAGCGAGTTATGGAACGCGTCGCGCGCAGATGAACCTTGTGGAATAGGGGCCAGATCCAACACGGACAGGCGAACAGTTTTTTTCTCAGACATTGGCACTCCAAATAAGGATGGCGCAGGTGTTTAATCGGACCTGCGTCTGTGAGTATTACTCATCGTTACCTATATTAAAACTGCTAATAACAGCTGGAATATAGCCGGAATGTGCCTTTATCCGCCGCCTTCCAGTGCCATTCCGGCCAGGCGACGCCAATAACCGTTACTATCACTGCCACGCGCCATCATCAGCGGTGCCTGGCCGGCTTCATTGGCACGAAATCTATCGACTTCTTCCAACGTGCTTTCGCCCTGGGGTGACAGGCGCACAATGTCGACCCAATTATGCATGCCGCTCAGATCGTTGCCGAGGTTGTAGCAATAGCCGCTCATGGTTTGAATGCCGTTTAGCACAAACACCTGCTGGCCCTCCTGCGACAACACACGACGCCCGGTTGGGTAGTTAATACAGCAGGTTTGGCAGTCATCTTTGGCACGATTCTCAGCGCGGGCGGTAAAGCAGCGCGCCGACAGCGCCAGCGGCAGATGCCCATAACCGAGCACCTCCACCTCAAACTTATCGCGGACGCCTGCTGCATCGCACTGTTGCAGCAGTTGAATCAGCCAGTCGCGCGACATCTCCACCGGAATGCACCAGCGCGTCATGCCCTCTTTTAATAATAGTTGCAGCGTCTGTGCGTTATACACATTGAGCGTCGGGCCCGCGACAAACGGCAATCGGCGCTCCGCCGCCATATTTACCGTACCCATATCGTTGGCTTCCAGCAGGAATTCGCCGTTTTCGACATAACGACGCAGCTCTTTCACTTCCGACGGCGACTGCAGCAATGCCAGCGTACTGAGCACCACTTGCTTGCCGTGCTGCGCCAGCAGGCGGGCGATTTCCATCCATTGATTAAATGAGGTGGCGCGACGTTTACTGCACACCGCTTCGCCGAGATAGACGATCTCGGCGCTGCTTGCGGCAGCATGTTGATAAAAGTTTTCCAGCGTTTCAGTTGGCCAGTACCACAGCACCGGCCCAAGGGCGTATTTCATGCGATCTCCTTATTGCCAGTCGCGGTGATAAGCACCAAGCGTGGTTTGGCTGCCTTCAGACAGTTCACCCAGCGCCTGCATCCACGGTTCCTGCACCGCATAGTGCTCCGGCGCGGCCATACAGCGGTCAATTGCCTGACGCCACACTTTTGCCACCTGGGCCACATAGGCCGGACTGCGCTGACGCCCTTCGATTTTCACCGAGGCGATATTGGCGCGCAGCAACTCGGGCAGCAGCGACAGCGTATTCAAACTGGTGGGCTCTTCCAGCACGTGATAAAGCTGGTTATCCACTTCGTATCGGCCTTTGCACAGCGTGGGATAGCCAGCGCTTTCGTTGGGTGCGTATCGATCAATCAGCACTTCGTTCAGGCGCGACTCCATCCCTTTTGGCGTTTGCTGCCAGCGGACAAATTTGGCCGGGGAGCAGGCTCCAGCGCTATTCGGCGATTCGCCGGTCAGCCAGGAAGAGAGGTAGCAGCGGCCTTCGGCCATAATGCACAGGCTGCCAAACGCGAACACTTCGAGCGGTACCGGCGTCTCTCGCGCCAGCTGTTTTACCTGGTGCATCGACAGCACGCGCGGCAGTACCACGCGGCTAAGTTGAAAATGCCGATGATAAAAATGGATGGCCTGCAAATTAGTGGCAGAGGCCTGCACCGAAAGATGACGCTCAACCTGTGGATAGTGTTTGGCCGCGTACGCCAGCGTGGCGATGTCAGCCAGAATCAGCGCATCGGCACCGTTCTGCGCGGCAACGTCAATCGCCGTCTGCCAGCGATTCATACCGTCAGGATGGGCAAAGGTGTTGATTGCCACATGCAGCTTACGGCGATGCTGGTGCAGATAGCGCGCGGCCTCGGCCAGTTTCTTGTCGGTAAAATTGAGGCCAGCAAAGTGGCGGGCATTGGTATCATCTTTCAGGCCGACATACACCGCGTCAGCACCATGCTCCACCGCCGATTTCAGCGCAGGTAAATTCCCCGCTGGACACAGCAGTTCCATACGTTTTCCTCCCCGGATTCTGAAGCCGAAGAGTGTAGATAACTGACTCGCCAGCAATGTTGATTTAAGGCAGTGAAAGCGCCATTGATGATGCGGAGTGCAGCATTTTCGTCCGACCGGGTAGTGATTTCCTTGATCTCAGTAGAGGCGATGCCGGGCAGATGTGGCAAAATAGATGAAATTTTCTGAAGGGAATGTCGATAATGTTTGCGCGCTTACGTGGCCTGATGGTTGAAAAAGGTCCAGAATTCCTGGCTTTACCGGTTTCAATTACCCCTTTCCCGCTGAAAAAAGTTATTCTGCAACAACTCCTAAACTGGCAATTTCGTCATGCTTTGTCTGAAGGTGAGTTAGACTTTCTGGAAGGGCGTTATCTGGGGATTGAGATTGCCGATGTGAATCTGCGCTGGATCACTACCCTGCAAGCAGGACGCCTGACCGTTTCGCGCGACACCGAGGCTGATGTCTGGTTTCGCGGTGAAGCCAACGATCTGTTGCTGGTGGCAGCACGCAAAGCGGATCCCGATATGTTGTTCTTTCAACGCCGCCTGGTGATTGAGGGTGACACGGAGCTGGGACTTGAGGTGAAAAACCTAATGGATGCCATTGAACTGGATGCCATGCCCACGCCATTACGCACGGGATTGCAGCAGCTCGCTGCTTTTATTGAGGCAGGAATGAAACAGGACGCGAAGGCCGCTGAGGCGCGCGCGGAGATCTCATGTTAATTCGTACTGAAATTGGCGTTGATGCAGCAGGCATCGATAGCCTGTTAAAGCGCAGTTTTGCTACCGCCGCCGAAGCGGAACTGATACAGCAACTGCGCGAAGATGGCTTGCTGACTCTCGGTGTGGTGGCCACGGATGATGAAGGCCAGGTGTTGGGTTACGCGGCGTTTAGTCCGGTAACCCTGCAAGGTGAAGACCGCAACTGGGTCGCTTTGGCACCGCTCGCTGTGGATGAATCGGTGCGCAAGCAAGGGCTTGCTAAAAAGCTGGTGTATGAAGGGCTGGATTCACTCAACGAGTTCAGCTACAGCGCCGTGGTGGTGCTGGGCGATCCTGAGTTCTATAATCCGCTCGGCTTTGAGCCCGCTGCGCGCCATGGCTTGCACTGTCGTTGGTTAGGCAGCGAAGCCGCCTTTCAGGTGTACAAACTGGCAGACGACGCGTTTGTCGGCGCGGAAGGGCTGATTGAATTCGCGTTACCGTTTAATCGTTTCGACTAAACCAGGTCGTTAAGCAGGGCGGCTGCTGAGCAACCAGCCGCAGCTTTTGCGCGCGGCTAAGTTGTTTCACCTGGTATTCCAGACGTGACGCCGCAGCTCGATCGCCCGCGTCGCAGTGAAACACCAGCGTCAGCGGGCCTTTGCCGCGCAGCGCGCGCGCGCCGCGTCCCTGCTGATGCTGCTGCAGGCGGCGGTTAACATCCGTGGTGATGCCGGTATAAAGCATGCCTGCGGCGGTTTGGAGCAGGTAAAGCTGCCAGCCTTGTTCCATCTTACTCATCTCGAAAAATAGCTGGCAGGCAGTGTAGCGCGCTTAAGTCCGCACTGCTATTCGCCGCACGGAGTTGTACTTTGTCTGACCATCCCCATCTGATTCGTTATTTAAAAAAACAGCACGTGCTTTCGCTATGCACATCCGATGGCGACGACATCTGGTGCGCTAACTGCTTTTATGTGTTTGATGAAACTAGCATGGCATTTTGGCTGATGACTGAGCCCAACACGCGTCATGGCGCATTAATGCAGAGGAATCCGCGCATCGCGGGTAGCGTCAACGGCCAGCCGAAAAGCGTGCTATTGATCAAAGGCGTGCAGTATCGGGGAGTGATTCAGCGACTCGACGGAGAGCGGGAAACGGTGGCGCGTAAAGCCTATCAAAAGCGTTTTCCGGTAGCGAAAAAAGTGACCGCGCCGCTGTGGGAGATTATTCTCGACGAAGTGAAGATGACGGACAATGCGCTGGGTTTTGGCAAAAAGATTGTCTGGACTAAGCCGTTGTAAGGTCGCCACTGATGGCGACCACAATGCGAAAAACGAGATTAGGCCGCGTTCAAAATCCGCAGTGCTTCGTGATTAAACGCGGGCAGATCTTCTGGCGTGCGGCTGGTGACGAGCTTGTCATCATCGACCACCACTTCTTTATCGTAAAAATCCGCGCCAGCATTGCGCAGATCAATGGCAATCGCTTTTACGCAGGTCATTTTGCGGCCGCGCACGCCATTAGCGCTGATCAGCAGCTGCGGGCCGTGACAAATGGCGAATATCGGCTTGCCGCTGGCCACAAATTCTTTGGTGAAGCTGACGAAGCGATCGTCACCGCGCAGGGAATCGGGGGAGTGTCCACCAGGTAGCAGCAGCGCATCGAACTCCGCCGCGCTGACATCATCAATGCCCTTGTCGATTTTAACCTCAGCCTTACCCTGTTTCCCTTTGACGACGTTACCCGCCTTAAACTCAATGGTGACAACCTGATGGCCCGCTTTGGTGTAAGCCTCGGCCGGCGAGGTAAACTCTGAGTCTTCAAATTCATCGGTAATCAGTACCGCTATTTTCTTGCTCATCTTTTCCTCCTTGCTGATTACGAACGGGTGTTCGTTACACATCTAACCATCAAGTCTGGTTGCCATGACGCAAAATGCAAGCCAGGCGGCTGCGCGCAATCGGGTTAAATTTCCGAGATGGATCAAGTTTGCATCGTTTCGACATAGCAGATTTTATTGACCTGAATAACAATGCGGTCTTTCCGCTGCACCCTCCGGCGCGGCACTCGTTATTCAGTTGAATACGGAATTCGTGATGAATCAACTTACCTCGCCTACATCAGCGATGCGCTTCGCCTGGTGGAAACCGCTGCTGTTCCTTGCCGTGGTGGTCGCCGGCCTGTGGTATGTGAAATGGCAGCCTTACTACGGCAAAGCCTTTACTGCCGCCGAAACCCATTCTATCGGTAAATCGATATTGGCCAACGCGGCTGACTCACCGTGGCGGGCGGCGCTCGATTACGCCATGATCTATTTTCTGGCCGTGTGGAAAGCAGCGGTGCTCGGTGTCATCCTGGGTTCGCTGGTGCAGGTACTGATTCCGCGCAACTGGCTACTACGTTTGATGGGAAGCTCGCGCTTCGGCTCCACGCTGATTGGCACCGGTCTGGGTTTGCCGGGCATGATGTGCAGCTGCTGTGCGGCACCGGTGACTGCCGGCCTGCGTCAATCGCAGGTTTCGAGTGGTGCAGCAATGGCCTTTTGGCTGGCGAATCCGCTGCTCAATCCCGCTACGCTAATTTTTATGGGCTTTGTTCTCGGTTGGAATTTTGCCGCCATTCGGCTGGTGGCCGGTCTGATGATGGTGTTGGGGATCGCCTGGCTGGTGCAGCGCAGTGTGCCCGATCAAGCCGTTGTCGCTCCCGTCAATGTTACTCACGATGAACAATCGTTTCTGACACGCTGGCTGCGGGTGATGTGGCGCTTGTTCTGCAACACGATTCCGCTGTATCTCGTCGCGGTGTTGTTGCTGGGAGCCGCGCGCGTTTGGCTGTTCCCGCATGCCGATGGTGCGGTAGGCAATACGCTGTTTTGGGTGATGTTGATGGCAATTGCCGGCTGCTTGTTTGTGATCCCAACCGCAGCGGAAATCCCCATTGTGCAGACCATGATGCTGGCGGGCATGGGCATTGCGCCCGCGCTGGCACTGTTAGTGACGCTGCCCGCCGTCAGTGTGCCATCGTTATTGATGCTGCATCGCGCATTTCCCGCCCGGGCGTTGTGGATCGCGCTGTTCGGCGTGGCCTTCAGCGGTATGCTGCTGGGCGTGCTCGCCCTGTGGCTGGCGTAGCGTCCAAATCTTCTGATTGCGGCTGCCGCGCCACAGCAGCCGCGCATCTTTTTCCGCTTCAATAAAGCGCCCGTCAATCAGCACATCAATCTCATCCACCACCTCGCGCTGCGCATCACTCAGCTCCGCCATTTCGTAACCGGTCCACAGCCAGATATCCTTATCCGGGCATTCTTGCCGCACGCGTTTCACCAGGCGACGAATATGCGGCACGTTGTGCGGATGCAGCGGATCGCCGCCGCTCAGCGATAAGCCCTGACGTGGTATACGCCGATCGTTGAGATCGGCGATCAGCTGCTCTTCCAGCTCCAGCGTAAAGGGCTCGCCGGAATCCAGCCGCCACGTGCTCTGGTTATAGCAGCCGCGGCACTGATGTTCACAGCCCGCAACAAACAGCGTGCAGCGCGTGCCGGGACCGTTAACGATATCGACCGGATAATAGCGGTGAATACGCATCATCCCAGTGGTCCCGTCTCCAGATGCTTAACCCGGCGCTGCACCTCTTCCTGCTTACCGGCGTTAAACGGGCGTGCATCCGGGCTGCCGAGATAGCCACACACGCGGCGCGTCACCGACACGCGCGCCGGATCGTGATTACCGCAGCATGGGCAGGTAAAGCCTTTGCTGGTGCAGCTGAACTCGCCGCTGAAACCGCATTCGTAGCACTCGTCTATCGGCGTGTTGGTGCCGTAATACGGCACGCGGTGATAGCTGTAATCCCACACATCTTCCAGCGCCTTTAGGTTGTGCTGGATGTTGGGGTATTCGCCGTAACAAATAAAACCGCCGTTAGCGATGGTTGGATAGGGCGCTTCAAAGTCAATCTTGTCGTACGGATTGACCTTCTTCTCGACGTCGAGATGGAAGCTGTTGGTGTAATAGCCTTTGTCGGTAACGCCCGCCACCACGCCAAATTCGGCGGCATCAAGGCGGCAGAAGCGGTCGCACAGATTCTCGCTCGGCGTGCTGTACAAGCTGAAGCCGTAGCCGGTCTCTTCTTTCCAGGCATCAACTGCGTTTCGCAGATGCCTCACAATCGCCACGCCTTTTTCACGCAAATAATCGGCATCGTAAGGATGCACTTCGCTGCCGCTCAGCGCATTGAGCGTCTCATGCAGGCCGATGTAGCCGAGGGAAATCGAGGCGCGGCCATTGCGGAAAATGGATCCTACTTCATCGTCGGCCTTCAGCCGCACACCGCAGGCGCCTTCCATATAGAGAATGGGTGCCACGCGCGCTTTGGTCTTTTCCAGCCGGGCGATGCGCGTCATTAAGGCGCGTTTCGCCAGCGCCAGGCGTTGATCCAGCCGCTGCCAGAACTGCGCTTCGTTGCCTTGCGCTTCCAGCGCAATGCGCGGCAGATTGAGGCTGATCACGCCAATGTTGTTGCGACCTTCGTGAATCTGCTCACCGTTCTCTTCGTAGACGCCAAGGAAGCTGCGACAGCCCATTGGCGTTTTAAATGAGCCGGTCACTTCAACCACTTTTTCGTAGTTAAGGATATCCGGATACATGCGCTTGCTGGCGCACTCCAGCGCCAGCTGTTTGATGTCATAGTTAACATCACCCGGACGCCGATTAACGCCTTCACGAATAGCAAACACCAGTTTCGGAAACACCGCCGTTTTGTGATTTTTACCCAATCCGGCGATGCGATTGCGCAGAATGGATTGCTGAATCAGGCGCGCCGCCCAATCGGTGCCGAGGCCAAAACCAAAGGTGACAAACGGCGTCTGGCCGTTGGCGGTGTGCAGCGTATTCACTTCATATTCCAGCGACTGAAATGCGTCGTAGCACTCTTTCTCCGTGCGCACGCGCGCATAGGCTTCCGCATCAGGAATCTGCCACTCCTGCGCCACCGTGCGGTGCTTTTCCAGGCTGAGATTCACAAAAGGAGCCAACACTTCATCAATGCGATTAATGGTGGTGCCGCCGTAAATATGGCTGGCGACCTGAGCAATAATCTGCGCGGTGACCGCCGTGGCGGTGGCGATCGATTTGGGCGGTTCTATCTCGGCGTTGCCCATTTTAAAGCCGTTGGTCAGCATGCCCTGCAGGTCGATCAACATGCAGTTAAACATCGGGAAAAATGGGGAATAATCGAGATCGTGATAATGAATTTCGCCACGCTCATGCGCCAGCACCACATCGCGCGGCAACAGTTGCTGCTGGGCATAATGTTTAGCGACGATGCCGGCGAGCAGGTCGCGTTGGGTGGGAATGACCTTGCTGTCTTTATTGGCGTTTTCGTTGAGCAGCGCCGCATTGGTTTGTTCCACTAAACCCCGGATGGCGTGATGCAGTTTACCGCGCTGTTCGCGCGCCAAATCGCGATCGTGACGGTATTCGATATAAGTGCGCGCCAGCTGTGGCCAGCGTCCGCTCATCAGCGTCTCTTCTACCGCACACTGAATATCGCGGATATCCACTTCGCGGTGCTCGGCCATTTGCTCACCGACCTGCGCCGCTACCTGTGCGCACCATGCGGCATCATCAATCTGTGCCGCCTGTGCGGCAGCACGTACCGCTGCCTCAATTCGCTGCGCATCAAACGGCACTCTGCAACCGTCACGCTTAATCACCACCGTCGCCATTTTCTCTCCGTGAAACTACATATGGATATTTTTAAGGAGTTTAACCGCTATATGTGGTGCTATGACGTGAATTAATTCGCCACTGTTTGACCTACAGCAAAGAAGCCACGACCAGGATTGAAAGCCGCGCAATGGTTAATCCGGCTAAACTACAAAAGTTTTAAGCCGACTTGATTTCAGCCGGTCGCTACTTGCTTTGCAAAGCGAAACAGGTTTAATGGGCCTTTTGCCCATTTTGGTCCGCCGTTTCATTTACAAGGATGCCCGCATGCTTTTGCAGAGAACGTTGCTTGCCTGTTGTATATCCATGACTTTTTCCGCCTTTGCCGCCCCCGCGGGTGATTTACCACTCATGCCGTGGCCGCAGAAAGTTGAGCAGCCGGGCGGTGGCGGCGCGTACTCGCTAACGCCACAGCTCACCTTGCATATTGCCGGCGACCATCTGGAAGGCGCAGAGTCGCGCTGGCGGGCGCGCATTGCGCGTCAAACTGGCTGGCCGCTGTTGCCGGCCAGCGCATCCAGCGATCATCCCAATATTCAGGTGCAGATCGCCCAGGCTGTTGATCCGATTCCGCAGCCGGACAGCGATGAAAGTTACCACCTTGTCGTCAACAGCGATGGCGTTTTGCTGCAAGCGAATACACGCTTTGGTGCGATGCGCGGCATGGAGACCGTGTTGCAGCTGATTGAAAATACGGAGAATGGCACGGAAATCCCTTACGTCACCATTGACGACAAACCGCGTTTTCCGTGGCGCGGGGTGCTGATTGATTCGGCACGTCACTTCCTGCC
The sequence above is drawn from the Pantoea nemavictus genome and encodes:
- the nrdD gene encoding anaerobic ribonucleoside-triphosphate reductase — encoded protein: MATVVIKRDGCRVPFDAQRIEAAVRAAAQAAQIDDAAWCAQVAAQVGEQMAEHREVDIRDIQCAVEETLMSGRWPQLARTYIEYRHDRDLAREQRGKLHHAIRGLVEQTNAALLNENANKDSKVIPTQRDLLAGIVAKHYAQQQLLPRDVVLAHERGEIHYHDLDYSPFFPMFNCMLIDLQGMLTNGFKMGNAEIEPPKSIATATAVTAQIIAQVASHIYGGTTINRIDEVLAPFVNLSLEKHRTVAQEWQIPDAEAYARVRTEKECYDAFQSLEYEVNTLHTANGQTPFVTFGFGLGTDWAARLIQQSILRNRIAGLGKNHKTAVFPKLVFAIREGVNRRPGDVNYDIKQLALECASKRMYPDILNYEKVVEVTGSFKTPMGCRSFLGVYEENGEQIHEGRNNIGVISLNLPRIALEAQGNEAQFWQRLDQRLALAKRALMTRIARLEKTKARVAPILYMEGACGVRLKADDEVGSIFRNGRASISLGYIGLHETLNALSGSEVHPYDADYLREKGVAIVRHLRNAVDAWKEETGYGFSLYSTPSENLCDRFCRLDAAEFGVVAGVTDKGYYTNSFHLDVEKKVNPYDKIDFEAPYPTIANGGFICYGEYPNIQHNLKALEDVWDYSYHRVPYYGTNTPIDECYECGFSGEFSCTSKGFTCPCCGNHDPARVSVTRRVCGYLGSPDARPFNAGKQEEVQRRVKHLETGPLG
- the nrdG gene encoding anaerobic ribonucleoside-triphosphate reductase-activating protein, with the translated sequence MMRIHRYYPVDIVNGPGTRCTLFVAGCEHQCRGCYNQSTWRLDSGEPFTLELEEQLIADLNDRRIPRQGLSLSGGDPLHPHNVPHIRRLVKRVRQECPDKDIWLWTGYEMAELSDAQREVVDEIDVLIDGRFIEAEKDARLLWRGSRNQKIWTLRQPQGEHAQQHTAEGHAEQRDPQRPGGKCAMQHQ
- a CDS encoding permease, with amino-acid sequence MNQLTSPTSAMRFAWWKPLLFLAVVVAGLWYVKWQPYYGKAFTAAETHSIGKSILANAADSPWRAALDYAMIYFLAVWKAAVLGVILGSLVQVLIPRNWLLRLMGSSRFGSTLIGTGLGLPGMMCSCCAAPVTAGLRQSQVSSGAAMAFWLANPLLNPATLIFMGFVLGWNFAAIRLVAGLMMVLGIAWLVQRSVPDQAVVAPVNVTHDEQSFLTRWLRVMWRLFCNTIPLYLVAVLLLGAARVWLFPHADGAVGNTLFWVMLMAIAGCLFVIPTAAEIPIVQTMMLAGMGIAPALALLVTLPAVSVPSLLMLHRAFPARALWIALFGVAFSGMLLGVLALWLA